Proteins found in one Salvia splendens isolate huo1 chromosome 10, SspV2, whole genome shotgun sequence genomic segment:
- the LOC121753279 gene encoding probable plastid-lipid-associated protein 13, chloroplastic translates to MSTSISTQGLLSMHTARMSSYPSSAAPLFFLENPVRNGAIRKRKLSRKCRAMVQETVQGPSATYARQMETLSAKESLLLAFKDAGGFEALVTGKTTSDQQIDVNERIVSLERLNPTPRPTTSPFLEGNWNFEWFRSGSPWLLAARILFERFPPTLASLSSLDAVIKDGYANISASLKFLNSIESRFVVSTRLTVEGPLRMKEEYVEGMFGSPKVNEETMPEQLRGALVQATNTLQQLPVPIRDAVANGFKIPLGGTFSRLFMISYLDEEILIIRDTAGVPEVLTRLDPGPLPLVEPITEYES, encoded by the exons ATGTCGACCTCAATTTCAACCCAGGGCCTATTGTCAATGCATACTGCCCGTATGTCCTCGTATCCATCTTCTGCTGCACCTCTGTTTTTTCTTGAAAATCCTGTTAGAAATGGTGCGATAAGGAAAAGGAAATTAAGCAGAAAATGCAGAGCAATGGTGCAGGAAACTGTACAAGGGCCTTCAGCTACTTATGCCAGACAAATGGAAACACTCTCTGCTAAAGAATCTCTACTTCTTGCA TTCAAAGATGCGGGAGGGTTTGAGGCGCTGGTGACGGGGAAGACAACGAGTGATCAACAAATAGATGTGAATGAGAGAATAGTTAGCCTCGAGAGGCTCAACCCGACTCCAAGACCAACAAC GTCTCCTTTTCTGGAAGGCAATTGGAACTTCGAGTGGTTTAGATCCGGGAGCCCTTGGCTTCTTGCTGCTAGGATCTTGTTCGA GAGGTTTCCTCCAACATTGGCAAGTTTATCGAGCCTGGACGCAGTGATCAAGGATGGATATGCAAATATTTCTGCAAGTCTGAAATTCTTAAATTCA ATAGAGAGCAGATTTGTTGTCTCCACCCGGCTAACTGTCGAGGGGCCACTTAGAATGAAAGAGGAATACGTTGAAGGGATGTTTGGCTCCCCAAAAGTTAATGAGGAAACAATGCCTGAACAACTAAGAGGTGCTTTAGTTCAGGCTACTAATACGTTGCAGCAGCTTCCTGTTCCCATCAGGGATGCCGTGGCTAATGGATTTAAGATCCCTCTTG GTGGGACATTCAGCAGGCTGTTTATGATATCTTATCTCGATGAAGAGATCCTG ATTATACGAGATACTGCTGGAGTACCCGAAGTCCTTACAAGACTTGATCCCGGGCCATTGCCTCTAGTAGAGCCAATAACCGAATACGAAAGCTGA
- the LOC121751845 gene encoding delta(12)-fatty-acid desaturase FAD2-like, protein MGAGGRMSVPPADKKAKSDVVQRVPHAKPPFTLGEIKKAIPPHCFKRSIPRSFSYVVYDLIIASLFYYVATNYIHQLPQPLSYLAWTLYGICQGCILTGVWVLAHECGHHAFSDYQWLDDTVGLILHSFLLVPYFSWKYSHRRHHSNTGSLERDEVFVPKVKSGVSWTAKYMNNPPGRVIILIIQLTLGWPLYLMFNVSGRPYDRFACHFDPNSPIYSDRERAQIFISDAGILAVTYMLYRMSVAKGLAWVLYVYGGPLLVVNGFLVLITFLQHTHPALPHYDSSEWDWLRGALATVDRDYGILNTIFHNITDTHVAHHLFSTMPHYHAMEATKAIKPILGKYYQLDETLVFKAMFREVKECIYVEPDEGEENKGVFWYNNKL, encoded by the coding sequence ATGGGTGCTGGAGGGCGTATGTCTGTACCCCCTGCCGATAAGAAGGCAAAGTCTGACGTCGTCCAACGAGTTCCGCACGCAAAGCCTCCATTTACACTTGGCGAGATCAAGAAAGCTATTCCACCCCATTGTTTCAAGCGATCTATTCCTCGTTCATTTTCCTACGTCGTGTATGACCTTATCATTGCCTCTCTGTTTTACTATGTCGCCACTAACTACATCCATCAGCTCCCCCAGCCTCTCTCCTACCTAGCCTGGACTCTTTATGGGATATGCCAAGGTTGTATCCTAACCGGTGTTTGGGTCCTTGCCCATGAATGTGGCCACCATGCCTTCAGTGATTACCAATGGCTAGATGACACCGTTGGTCTAATCCTGCACTCATTTCTCCTCGTGCCGTACTTCTCTTGGAAATACAGCCACCGCCGCCACCACTCAAACACCGGCTCACTTGAGCGGGACGAGGTGTTTGTCCCCAAGGTCAAGTCAGGGGTCAGCTGGACTGCCAAGTACATGAACAACCCACCTGGCCGAGTCATCATCCTCATCATCCAGCTCACTTTAGGCTGGCCTCTATACCTTATGTTCAACGTCTCCGGGAGGCCTTACGACCGCTTTGCATGCCACTTTGACCCAAACAGCCCGATCTACTCTGATCGGGAGCGCGCACAGATATTCATCTCTGATGCAGGCATACTTGCTGTCACCTATATGCTGTACCGTATGTCTGTAGCTAAAGGGCTTGCGTGGGTTCTGTATGTCTACGGTGGCCCACTGCTCGTGGTCAATGGGTTCCTTGTCTTGATCACGTTCTTGCAGCACACCCACCCAGCCCTCCCCCACTACGACTCATCAGAGTGGGATTGGCTGCGTGGCGCCCTGGCCACAGTCGACAGAGATTATGGCATTCTCAACACCATCTTCCATAACATAACCGATACCCACGTCGCACACCATCTGTTCTCGACAATGCCGCACTACCATGCAATGGAGGCAACAAAGGCTATCAAGCCAATCCTGGGAAAGTACTACCAGTTGGACGAGACTCTGGTTTTCAAGGCCATGTTTAGAGAGGTGAAGGAATGCATCTATGTCGAGCCCGATGAAGGTGAAGAGAACAAAGGTGTGTTCTGGTACAATAACAAGCTTTAG